In the genome of Armatimonadota bacterium, the window CGGGCGCAGGGGGGTGAGCGCGAGGTGACCGGCGCCTTGCTGGCCCCGGAGGTCCGGCGCTACCTGGAGGCATTGGTCCCGCCGAGGCCGCCGGAGATGCAGGCCATGGAGGAGGACGCCCGCCGGACCGGCTTCCCCATCATCGGGCCGGTGGCGGGCCAGTTCTGTTACCTCATCGCGCGCATGATCGGCGCGCGCCGGATCTTTGAGATGGGCTCCGGCTTTGGCTACTCCACGGCGTGGTTCGCCCGGGCGGTCCGGGAAAATGGAGGCGGCACCGTGTACCACGTGGTGTGGGACGAGGAGCTGTCGCGCCGCGCGCGAGTCCACCTGGACGCCCTGGGGTACGCCGACGTGGT includes:
- a CDS encoding O-methyltransferase, which produces MTGALLAPEVRRYLEALVPPRPPEMQAMEEDARRTGFPIIGPVAGQFCYLIARMIGARRIFEMGSGFGYSTAWFARAVRENGGGTVYHVVWDEELSRRARVHLDALGYADVVRYRVAEAVQALRETDGPFDLIFNDIDKEGYPDALPVIASRLRPGGVLIADNALWQGRVFNPRDRSPATEGVRRFTRLIVSDPRWAASVVPVRDGLLVAVWAGEPSAQSG